The following are encoded in a window of Salinibacter grassmerensis genomic DNA:
- the gpmI gene encoding 2,3-bisphosphoglycerate-independent phosphoglycerate mutase has product MDASKRHLLLILDGWGLADDPSVSAIEQADTPFVDHLYDEYPHGVLKASGPEVGLPEGQMGNSEVGHTNLGAGRVVYQEILRISKAIEDGSFFENEALVRAARHANANDQKLHLMGCFSDGGVHSHLEHLYGLLELARREGLAPAQVNVHAFTDGRDTDPHGGVDYVEQFQKKADEIGVGRLASIVGRYYAMDRDKRWGRIERAYRLLTDEAGTAFDDPVAALKASYDDEVTDEFVEPRRIRAEDEDAFGDHGTRIEDGDAVVYYNFRSDRARQLTRAFTGADFDGFGREQLDDLLFVTMSPYDDEFDLPVAFEKLNLEETLGEVLSARGGRQLRAAETEKYAHVTYFFSGGREEPFEGEDRVLVPSPKVDTYDQQPEMSAPELADRVSQSLRGEDYNLAVLNFANPDMVGHTGDVEAAVSACEAVDRSARQVVEAARDQGYSVSIIADHGNADKLKNPDGSPHTAHTTALVPHIILKDGIEGPVRDGKLGDVAPTILALLGEDVPDVMDGEVLVPSERSAAS; this is encoded by the coding sequence ATGGACGCCTCAAAACGCCACCTCCTTCTCATTCTTGACGGCTGGGGCCTGGCCGACGACCCCTCGGTCAGTGCCATCGAGCAGGCGGATACGCCCTTCGTGGACCACCTCTACGACGAATACCCCCACGGCGTCCTGAAGGCGTCGGGGCCCGAGGTGGGGCTGCCCGAGGGGCAAATGGGCAACTCGGAGGTCGGGCACACCAACCTGGGGGCGGGCCGGGTCGTGTACCAGGAGATCCTGCGCATCTCGAAGGCCATCGAGGACGGGTCTTTCTTCGAGAACGAAGCGCTGGTCCGGGCCGCCCGGCACGCAAACGCCAACGACCAGAAGCTTCACCTGATGGGCTGCTTCTCCGACGGGGGCGTGCACAGCCACCTCGAGCACCTGTACGGGCTGCTGGAGTTGGCCCGGCGTGAGGGGCTCGCCCCGGCACAGGTGAACGTGCACGCGTTCACTGACGGGCGCGACACCGATCCGCATGGCGGCGTCGACTACGTGGAGCAGTTTCAGAAGAAGGCCGATGAGATTGGAGTGGGGCGTCTCGCTTCGATTGTGGGGCGCTACTACGCGATGGACCGCGACAAGCGGTGGGGCCGCATCGAGCGGGCCTATCGGCTCCTCACGGACGAGGCGGGGACAGCCTTCGACGACCCCGTCGCGGCGTTGAAGGCGAGCTACGACGACGAGGTGACCGACGAGTTTGTGGAGCCCCGCCGCATTCGGGCCGAAGACGAGGACGCGTTTGGGGACCACGGCACCCGCATCGAAGACGGCGACGCGGTGGTCTACTACAACTTCCGCTCGGACCGCGCCCGGCAGCTCACGCGGGCCTTCACCGGGGCCGACTTCGATGGCTTCGGGCGCGAGCAACTCGACGACCTCCTGTTCGTGACGATGTCGCCCTACGACGACGAATTTGACCTGCCAGTGGCCTTCGAGAAGCTCAACCTAGAGGAGACGCTCGGCGAGGTGCTCAGTGCGCGGGGCGGGCGTCAGTTGCGGGCCGCCGAGACGGAGAAGTACGCCCACGTGACTTACTTCTTCAGTGGCGGGCGTGAGGAGCCGTTTGAAGGGGAAGATCGCGTCCTCGTGCCGTCGCCGAAGGTGGACACCTACGACCAACAGCCCGAAATGAGCGCGCCGGAACTGGCCGATCGCGTCTCGCAGTCCCTCCGCGGGGAGGACTACAACCTCGCCGTCCTGAACTTCGCCAATCCCGACATGGTGGGCCACACCGGGGACGTCGAGGCGGCCGTGTCGGCCTGCGAGGCCGTAGATCGTAGCGCCCGGCAGGTAGTAGAGGCCGCCCGCGATCAGGGCTACTCGGTGAGCATCATCGCGGACCACGGCAACGCCGACAAGTTGAAGAACCCGGACGGATCCCCTCACACGGCGCATACCACCGCCCTCGTTCCCCACATCATTCTCAAAGATGGGATCGAGGGGCCGGTGCGGGACGGAAAGCTCGGCGACGTAGCGCCCACCATCCTGGCGCTGCTCGGCGAAGACGTGCCCGACGTCATGGACGGTGAGGTCCTCGTGCCTTCCGAACGCTCCGCCGCCTCGTAG
- a CDS encoding cystathionine gamma-synthase, whose product MPDSPPYDTLPHDNASLEADGFGTRAVHAGQQPDPSTGAVMTPIYQTSTYAQAAPGEHKGHEYSRVSNPTRTALEGNLASLEGAEHGIAFSSGVAGIDAIVKSLRPGDHVVATDDLYGGTYRLLREVFEPLNIQTSFVDMSDPDAVTNAFTEDTALLWVETPTNPLMRLVDIEALAERAHAHDITVAVDNTFATPYLQQPLAHGADLVLHSATKYLGGHSDLILGAVCTDSDEWAEKLRFQIKSTGASPGPMDCFLTLRGTKTLHLRMEQHCSSARRLAQMLNAHDKVGHVRYPGLPSHPGHALAQKQMSDYGGMISFELADDEMNKALAILDAAEVFTLAESLGGVESLIEHPASMTHASIPAEEREKIGLTDSLIRLSVGVESFEDLRDDLDRALSRV is encoded by the coding sequence ATGCCCGACTCTCCCCCGTACGATACTCTCCCCCACGACAACGCGTCCCTCGAGGCCGACGGGTTTGGGACCCGGGCCGTGCACGCCGGGCAACAGCCCGATCCCTCCACCGGCGCGGTCATGACGCCCATCTACCAGACCTCCACGTACGCACAGGCCGCCCCGGGCGAGCACAAGGGACACGAGTACTCACGAGTGTCGAATCCCACCCGCACGGCCCTAGAGGGCAACCTGGCCTCCCTGGAGGGGGCCGAGCACGGCATCGCGTTCAGCTCCGGCGTGGCCGGCATTGATGCGATTGTCAAGAGCCTGCGCCCCGGCGACCATGTCGTGGCGACGGACGACCTGTACGGCGGCACCTACCGACTGCTGCGGGAGGTCTTCGAACCCCTCAACATCCAGACCTCCTTCGTGGACATGAGCGATCCGGACGCGGTGACGAACGCGTTCACCGAGGATACGGCGCTGCTCTGGGTCGAGACGCCCACCAACCCGCTCATGCGATTGGTCGACATCGAGGCGCTTGCCGAGCGGGCCCACGCCCACGACATCACCGTGGCGGTCGACAACACCTTCGCCACCCCGTATCTCCAGCAGCCCCTCGCTCACGGCGCCGACCTTGTCCTCCACTCCGCCACAAAGTACTTGGGCGGCCACTCCGACCTTATCCTCGGGGCCGTGTGCACGGACTCGGACGAATGGGCGGAGAAACTGCGCTTTCAGATCAAGAGCACCGGCGCTTCTCCCGGGCCCATGGACTGCTTCCTGACACTCCGGGGGACCAAAACCCTTCACCTGCGCATGGAGCAGCACTGCTCCAGTGCCCGGCGGCTGGCTCAGATGCTTAATGCGCACGACAAGGTGGGGCACGTGCGGTACCCCGGCCTGCCCTCTCATCCCGGCCACGCGCTGGCACAGAAGCAGATGTCGGATTACGGCGGCATGATCTCGTTCGAGCTGGCCGACGACGAAATGAACAAGGCCCTCGCCATTCTGGACGCCGCTGAGGTTTTCACCCTCGCCGAGAGCCTCGGCGGGGTGGAAAGTCTCATCGAACACCCGGCCTCCATGACCCACGCCTCCATCCCCGCCGAGGAGCGTGAAAAGATCGGGCTCACGGACTCGCTGATCCGCTTGAGCGTAGGGGTGGAGTCGTTCGAGGACCTGCGGGACGACCTTGATCGTGCACTGTCCCGCGTGTAG
- the fahA gene encoding fumarylacetoacetase produces MTDSMPDSSLTSFLEVAADHPFPIQNLPYGVFIPPETTVPRVGAAIGDQVLDLATLNNEGVFGVPELQNERPFAQSTLNEFMSLGPSAWSAVRSRLQALLRADTAELRDDASLRNRVLHPQADVSLRLPVDIGDYTDFYSSKQHATNVGTMFRGAENALKDNWVHLPVGYHGRASSVLLSGRDVQRPCGQTRPDADAPPVYGPTQLLDFELETGFFVGEGNELGTPISIDEADDQIFGMVLVNDWSARDIQGWEYEPLGPFLGKSFATTISPWVVPMAALEPFRVAGPTQDPEPLDYLQSDGDAAYDVTLEVDLETPSMTSPHTVCRSNTKHLYWTMRQQLAHHTVNGCNARPGDLLASGTISGPTEDSYGSMLELSWRGEEPVPLPGDETRSFLEDGDRVTMRAYAQGDDYRVGFGTADSRVLPASCA; encoded by the coding sequence ATGACCGACTCGATGCCCGATTCGTCCCTCACGTCCTTCCTGGAGGTAGCGGCCGACCATCCGTTTCCCATCCAAAACCTTCCGTACGGCGTCTTCATCCCTCCCGAGACGACTGTGCCCCGGGTGGGGGCAGCCATCGGAGACCAGGTGCTTGACCTCGCCACGCTCAACAACGAAGGGGTGTTCGGTGTCCCTGAACTGCAGAACGAGCGTCCCTTCGCGCAGTCCACGCTGAACGAGTTCATGTCCCTCGGGCCCTCCGCCTGGTCGGCCGTCCGGAGTCGCCTGCAGGCACTCCTCCGGGCCGACACGGCGGAACTACGCGACGACGCGTCCCTCCGGAACCGGGTGCTCCACCCTCAGGCCGACGTATCGCTTCGGCTGCCGGTCGACATTGGGGACTACACGGACTTCTACTCCTCGAAACAGCACGCAACCAACGTCGGGACGATGTTTCGGGGAGCCGAGAATGCGCTGAAGGACAACTGGGTTCACCTGCCGGTGGGCTACCACGGACGGGCCAGCTCCGTCCTGCTGAGTGGCCGCGACGTGCAGCGGCCCTGTGGCCAGACCCGGCCCGACGCGGATGCGCCGCCGGTCTACGGACCGACCCAGCTGCTCGACTTCGAGCTCGAAACGGGCTTTTTCGTGGGGGAGGGCAATGAACTCGGCACGCCCATCTCGATCGACGAGGCGGACGACCAGATCTTTGGCATGGTGCTGGTCAACGACTGGAGCGCGCGGGACATTCAGGGATGGGAGTACGAACCCCTCGGTCCCTTTCTGGGCAAGAGCTTCGCCACCACCATTTCGCCGTGGGTCGTGCCGATGGCGGCCCTCGAGCCGTTCCGGGTGGCCGGCCCCACGCAGGACCCCGAGCCGCTCGACTACCTGCAGTCCGACGGCGATGCGGCCTACGACGTGACCCTGGAGGTGGACCTCGAAACGCCGTCGATGACGAGTCCGCACACGGTGTGCCGCAGCAACACCAAGCACCTGTACTGGACGATGCGCCAGCAGCTCGCCCACCACACCGTCAACGGCTGCAATGCCCGCCCGGGAGATCTTTTGGCGTCGGGCACCATCAGCGGGCCCACGGAGGACAGCTACGGCAGCATGTTGGAGCTGTCGTGGCGCGGGGAGGAGCCGGTGCCGCTGCCGGGAGACGAAACGCGCTCGTTCCTTGAGGACGGCGACCGGGTGACCATGCGGGCCTACGCGCAGGGGGACGACTACCGGGTCGGGTTCGGCACGGCAGACAGTCGGGTGCTCCCGGCGTCCTGTGCGTGA
- a CDS encoding DUF427 domain-containing protein — protein MPTPTTPGPDQESVWDYPRPPALESEDRRIRVVFNEATIADTTDALRVLETSHPPVYYVPPEDIATEHLEREQQTTMCEFKGRAVYYTLTVGDRSSRSAAWGYPDPTARFAELQNYVTFYASKVDECYVGDEEARAQEGDFYGGWITDDVVGPFKGGPGTMGW, from the coding sequence ATGCCGACTCCCACTACGCCCGGTCCCGATCAAGAATCTGTTTGGGACTACCCACGCCCCCCAGCTCTCGAATCGGAAGACCGGCGCATCCGGGTCGTCTTCAATGAGGCCACCATCGCCGACACGACCGACGCGCTGCGGGTCCTCGAAACGAGCCATCCCCCGGTGTACTACGTGCCCCCGGAGGACATCGCCACCGAGCACCTGGAGCGCGAGCAGCAGACCACGATGTGCGAGTTTAAGGGGCGCGCCGTGTACTACACCCTTACGGTCGGTGACCGCTCCTCGCGGAGTGCGGCCTGGGGCTATCCGGATCCGACGGCCCGATTTGCCGAACTGCAGAACTACGTTACGTTCTACGCCAGCAAGGTAGACGAGTGCTACGTTGGTGACGAAGAGGCCCGTGCCCAGGAGGGGGACTTCTACGGCGGCTGGATTACCGACGATGTCGTCGGGCCCTTCAAGGGCGGGCCCGGCACGATGGGGTGGTAG
- a CDS encoding AMP-binding protein, which produces MQATAPPSRSGSAARPSPAAPTGVVADLQAALAQCPADGMATDENPWQELFYEHLRDEGLPAFVKNDAVTPAGSLWTGARRWTESFREASLQAGDRLVVSLPPSTAFIQVLIAALWEGLTIAVVPPDEDINGVGSALDARGAIASEPGSYRWTANPYAGPASGPDALRPAETPPTPDVRFLLRTSGTTQLARWIALSDRNVLSVLASHLPHLTLRRARVLSVLPWSHVFGLVLDLLPALLAGAEIIRDPDGGRDPASLASLGEAWGATHLSAVPLTIQRLLDTDQGPALLRRLHGGIVGGAPVSGPLADRLAETQLRAGYGQTEAAPGIALGAPGEWAAHYLGRPLGCQVRVAEDGELLFEGPNAHVGVWRRHEGLERRAPARTVRTGDLVRREGEDFFFEGRKDTAFKLSNGRFVQAGTWEARLKSEFPGLHDALLFTPAGTDIAVALCVDPSASKEPSEAAIRDVLGRLGHRLAGCIQVAPQNWSQGNKGTVDRDEMTRRLRASHFRD; this is translated from the coding sequence ATGCAGGCAACAGCTCCCCCATCTCGATCGGGCAGCGCGGCGCGGCCCTCTCCAGCAGCCCCCACCGGGGTGGTTGCGGACCTGCAGGCTGCGCTCGCGCAGTGTCCGGCCGACGGGATGGCCACGGACGAGAATCCATGGCAGGAGCTCTTCTACGAGCATCTGCGAGACGAGGGGCTGCCCGCCTTCGTAAAAAACGACGCCGTAACCCCGGCAGGATCGCTGTGGACGGGCGCCCGGCGGTGGACAGAATCGTTCCGCGAGGCGTCGCTTCAGGCTGGAGACCGACTTGTCGTGTCCCTTCCGCCGTCGACGGCCTTCATCCAGGTGCTCATCGCGGCACTGTGGGAGGGCCTCACCATTGCGGTGGTTCCGCCGGACGAAGACATCAACGGGGTTGGTTCGGCCCTGGACGCCCGCGGTGCGATCGCTTCTGAGCCTGGATCGTACCGCTGGACGGCGAATCCGTACGCGGGGCCGGCCTCCGGGCCGGATGCGCTCCGGCCGGCGGAGACGCCTCCAACCCCTGACGTTCGCTTTCTTCTACGCACCTCCGGCACCACGCAGTTGGCCCGATGGATTGCACTGTCGGACCGCAATGTGCTGTCGGTGCTGGCGAGTCATCTTCCACACCTGACCCTGCGACGAGCGCGGGTGCTGTCCGTCCTCCCCTGGTCGCACGTCTTCGGGCTGGTGCTGGACCTGCTGCCGGCGCTCCTGGCCGGCGCCGAGATCATCCGGGATCCGGACGGGGGACGCGACCCAGCGTCCCTGGCGTCCCTGGGCGAAGCCTGGGGGGCCACGCATCTCTCGGCCGTGCCGCTCACGATTCAGCGCCTGCTGGACACCGACCAGGGCCCCGCACTGCTTCGCCGCCTGCATGGGGGCATTGTGGGGGGCGCCCCGGTATCGGGGCCGCTCGCGGATCGCCTGGCGGAGACGCAGCTTCGTGCAGGCTACGGGCAGACGGAGGCCGCGCCCGGCATTGCGCTGGGGGCGCCGGGAGAGTGGGCCGCTCACTACCTGGGACGCCCCCTCGGATGCCAGGTGCGGGTGGCAGAAGACGGCGAGCTCTTGTTTGAGGGGCCGAATGCCCATGTGGGCGTGTGGCGACGGCACGAGGGACTTGAGCGACGGGCCCCAGCCCGGACCGTCCGTACAGGCGACCTCGTCCGCCGGGAGGGGGAGGATTTCTTCTTTGAAGGACGCAAAGATACGGCATTCAAGTTGTCGAACGGGCGCTTCGTGCAGGCGGGGACGTGGGAGGCGCGCCTCAAGAGCGAGTTCCCAGGCCTCCACGACGCCCTGCTGTTTACGCCGGCCGGGACGGACATTGCGGTCGCCCTCTGCGTCGACCCGTCCGCCTCAAAAGAGCCTTCCGAGGCGGCAATCCGGGATGTCCTCGGACGTCTGGGGCACCGGCTTGCCGGATGCATCCAGGTTGCTCCCCAGAATTGGTCACAGGGGAACAAGGGCACGGTCGATCGAGATGAGATGACCCGTCGACTCCGGGCGTCTCATTTTCGGGACTAG
- the nth gene encoding endonuclease III: protein MGRSDRADVVLEALRERIDRPTTELQYDTPYQLLVAVILSAQCTDERVNKATPDLFDAYPTVEALAKATPDDIHPYIQSITFPNNKSGYLAKMARQVVDNFDGQVPETIDDLETLTGVGRKTARVVAQVAHDADALPVDTHVFRVANRIGLVKEDATTPKKVEQQLKRVIPKAEWGEAHHLLILHGRYTCTARSPDCHDCPIHEECKHFDRLQRLPGPIDGLDASAGTYYCTTSDHYFDDPETHVDRYDLEQVACPRCGSMQVVRTSTGEPAKQVKDYRVNG from the coding sequence GTGGGACGATCTGACCGTGCCGACGTTGTCCTCGAGGCACTCCGCGAGCGCATCGACCGCCCGACGACCGAACTCCAATACGACACCCCGTATCAACTCCTCGTCGCGGTCATCCTGTCGGCCCAATGCACCGACGAGCGGGTCAACAAGGCCACCCCCGATCTCTTCGATGCGTACCCGACGGTTGAGGCCCTCGCGAAGGCCACGCCCGACGACATTCATCCCTACATCCAGTCCATCACGTTTCCCAACAACAAGTCCGGCTACCTGGCCAAGATGGCCCGACAGGTCGTCGACAATTTTGACGGCCAGGTGCCCGAGACCATCGACGACCTGGAGACCCTCACGGGCGTGGGCCGCAAGACGGCTCGTGTCGTGGCGCAGGTGGCCCACGACGCCGACGCGCTGCCGGTAGACACCCACGTCTTCCGTGTTGCCAATCGCATCGGGCTCGTCAAGGAGGACGCCACGACGCCCAAAAAGGTGGAGCAGCAGCTGAAGCGCGTGATCCCCAAGGCGGAGTGGGGCGAAGCGCATCACCTGCTGATCCTGCACGGCCGCTATACCTGCACGGCCCGCTCGCCGGACTGCCACGACTGTCCGATCCATGAGGAGTGCAAACACTTCGATCGCCTCCAGCGCCTACCGGGCCCCATCGATGGGCTGGATGCGTCGGCGGGAACCTACTACTGCACCACCAGCGACCACTACTTCGACGACCCGGAGACGCACGTGGATCGCTACGACCTCGAACAGGTCGCGTGTCCCCGCTGTGGCTCCATGCAGGTCGTCCGCACCTCGACCGGCGAGCCGGCCAAGCAGGTCAAAGATTACCGGGTAAATGGGTGA
- a CDS encoding Hsp20/alpha crystallin family protein — MTRLTRTRNRNLNGLQNEIDRVFDRFFPSRDENEENTSPQAVWRPRMDLVETEDAYRLHLDMPGMSTDDLTISYKNDELVISGERESSRTDENEEFVRVERSFGHFRRAFTLPQTVDADNIDATYDNGVLTIRVPKTEAVKPRQIEIQ, encoded by the coding sequence ATGACTCGCTTGACCCGCACCCGAAACCGAAACCTGAACGGCCTCCAGAACGAGATCGACCGCGTGTTCGACCGCTTCTTCCCGTCCCGAGACGAGAATGAGGAGAACACGTCCCCGCAGGCCGTGTGGCGCCCACGCATGGACCTCGTTGAGACGGAGGATGCCTACCGCCTTCACCTCGACATGCCGGGCATGAGCACGGACGACTTGACGATCAGCTACAAGAACGACGAGCTGGTCATTAGCGGCGAGCGCGAGAGCAGCCGCACCGACGAGAACGAAGAGTTCGTGCGTGTGGAGCGCTCCTTTGGGCACTTCCGCCGCGCCTTCACCCTGCCCCAGACCGTGGACGCCGACAACATCGACGCGACGTACGACAACGGCGTGTTGACAATCCGCGTGCCGAAGACCGAGGCGGTGAAGCCGCGCCAGATTGAGATCCAGTAG
- a CDS encoding DUF4105 domain-containing protein, whose protein sequence is MASSFSTRPLLLCVIGITLLLGSEATPLSAQPTRLSAESEVSMVTILPGDPVYSMFGHSALRVHDPVQNIDRLYNYGTFDFSDPLFIPKFAYGHLRYFLSVVPYQRALRAYEQQRRPVLEQTLNLTRAQRTALFRGLQVNARPENRYYQYVFFFDNCSTRVRDVLEQALGDAVQFGEQPRPDATFRHMLDPYAANLPLVDLSFDLALGTPADRRATPREAHFLPDYLFEAFAHATVQSGDTTRALVAQTDTTQWIDGYEATPAAFPWPLAAGWTILFLTLGWTGWQATTGRRPDGYGDALLLAAVGVTGLLACFLWFVSTYAVTEHNWNLLWAWPTHLIAATVLLWRPSATGLRMYLAATAVSATVVTLGWTWWPQDLHAAVFPVVLTVGIRTGWRAIGGAGPRDAGVRER, encoded by the coding sequence ATGGCCTCCTCCTTCTCCACCCGACCCCTTCTTCTGTGCGTGATCGGGATCACGCTACTACTCGGAAGTGAGGCCACTCCGCTCTCGGCCCAGCCCACCCGGCTCTCGGCAGAATCGGAGGTGTCGATGGTGACCATTCTGCCCGGCGATCCGGTATACTCCATGTTCGGGCACAGCGCCCTGCGCGTCCACGACCCAGTCCAGAACATCGACCGGCTCTACAACTACGGCACCTTCGATTTTAGCGACCCGCTTTTCATTCCCAAGTTTGCGTACGGACACCTCCGCTACTTTCTGAGTGTGGTGCCCTATCAGCGGGCGCTGCGGGCCTATGAGCAGCAGCGGCGGCCGGTCCTCGAACAGACGCTCAACCTGACCCGTGCGCAGCGAACGGCGCTCTTCCGGGGGCTGCAGGTGAACGCCCGTCCCGAGAACCGCTACTACCAGTACGTCTTCTTCTTCGACAACTGCTCCACCCGGGTGCGGGATGTGCTGGAGCAGGCCCTGGGCGACGCCGTGCAGTTTGGGGAGCAGCCCCGCCCGGACGCGACCTTCCGGCACATGCTTGACCCCTACGCGGCGAACCTGCCGCTCGTCGATCTGAGCTTCGACCTTGCCCTGGGCACGCCAGCCGACCGCCGCGCGACGCCGCGGGAGGCGCACTTCCTGCCCGACTACCTGTTCGAGGCGTTCGCCCACGCCACCGTTCAGTCGGGCGACACGACCCGCGCGCTGGTCGCCCAAACCGACACGACGCAGTGGATCGACGGCTACGAGGCAACCCCTGCGGCCTTCCCCTGGCCCCTCGCGGCGGGGTGGACGATCCTCTTCCTCACGTTGGGCTGGACCGGCTGGCAGGCCACGACCGGTCGCCGGCCCGACGGGTACGGCGACGCGCTGCTGCTCGCCGCGGTCGGCGTCACGGGACTGCTCGCGTGCTTCCTCTGGTTCGTGTCGACCTACGCGGTGACCGAGCACAATTGGAATCTGCTCTGGGCATGGCCCACGCACCTGATTGCGGCCACAGTGTTGCTGTGGCGCCCCTCGGCGACGGGGCTCCGGATGTACCTGGCCGCAACGGCCGTGAGTGCGACGGTCGTGACCCTCGGCTGGACGTGGTGGCCGCAAGACCTGCACGCAGCGGTTTTCCCCGTCGTGCTGACGGTGGGAATTCGGACGGGGTGGCGGGCGATCGGCGGGGCGGGGCCGCGTGACGCCGGAGTGCGTGAGAGGTGA
- a CDS encoding tetratricopeptide repeat protein has protein sequence MTIRQSALFALVLGSFGLVALSGCSAGNPNMSAAEDAMEQESYDRALANVDSAIAQDSANAQAYAMKARILRQMADSTAPPEEYKQRYRQAREAEEKAIEFDPGRRSDVKNQRELAFIQEFQKGADAFNRAQQSSQKSDYLRAAAYFGAAGAIQPDSTGPIRNEAFARLQAARLEGGDQGMQEMSSVIPILERYLEKEAEPTKDVYNILAQLYRQNDQSEKALEVTERALDDLSNRPTHFRVQGTRGLSYTGTIETGGSSRQVEGTTPDRIELSTSDGMVSGAFQKQDGGRKQTKGRLQVGLYTQGTQVANSQTTALEEITISEDLSSVTPLAELQNQRLSALNNLGNTEEAMQAYREQIENNPENARYRYNYGSLLLNSDRYDEAIEQLAEAVELDADDPKKQYNLGAAYLNKGVVLQDSLVSVRDSVMAQNRKPTQEEAQTIKNLDEQRLQFFQNAIPPLERARQLAGPNGQYRQNACSALLQAYVQTEQTDKAEGVKQCASAGTGGGSSTN, from the coding sequence ATGACGATCCGACAATCAGCGCTCTTTGCACTCGTCCTGGGAAGCTTCGGGCTCGTGGCCCTTTCAGGGTGCTCGGCCGGAAATCCGAACATGAGCGCCGCCGAGGACGCCATGGAGCAGGAGAGCTACGACCGGGCCCTCGCCAACGTCGACTCGGCCATTGCCCAAGACTCGGCCAACGCCCAGGCCTATGCAATGAAGGCCCGAATCCTGCGCCAGATGGCCGACAGCACGGCGCCGCCCGAGGAATACAAGCAGCGCTACCGCCAGGCCCGGGAGGCCGAAGAGAAGGCCATCGAGTTTGACCCGGGACGACGAAGCGACGTCAAGAACCAGCGTGAGCTCGCGTTCATCCAGGAGTTTCAGAAGGGCGCCGATGCCTTCAACCGGGCCCAGCAATCAAGCCAGAAGTCCGACTACCTGCGTGCGGCGGCGTACTTCGGCGCCGCGGGCGCGATTCAGCCGGACTCAACGGGGCCCATCCGGAACGAGGCGTTTGCCCGCCTGCAGGCTGCTCGTCTTGAGGGAGGGGACCAGGGCATGCAGGAAATGTCCAGCGTGATTCCCATTCTGGAGCGTTACCTTGAGAAGGAGGCGGAGCCCACGAAGGACGTGTACAACATTCTTGCCCAGTTGTACCGCCAGAATGACCAGTCAGAAAAGGCCCTCGAGGTAACCGAGCGGGCCCTCGACGACCTCTCGAATCGTCCCACTCACTTTCGGGTCCAGGGCACTCGCGGGCTGAGTTATACCGGGACCATCGAGACCGGAGGCTCCTCCCGGCAGGTGGAAGGCACCACGCCCGACCGGATTGAACTCTCGACCAGCGACGGCATGGTCTCCGGAGCCTTTCAGAAGCAGGACGGCGGCCGCAAGCAAACAAAGGGACGCCTACAGGTCGGCCTGTATACGCAGGGCACCCAGGTGGCCAACAGCCAAACCACCGCACTGGAAGAGATCACGATCTCGGAAGACCTCTCCAGCGTGACGCCCCTCGCGGAACTTCAAAACCAGCGCCTGAGTGCGCTCAATAACCTCGGAAACACCGAGGAAGCCATGCAGGCCTACCGGGAGCAAATTGAGAACAACCCGGAGAATGCGCGCTACCGGTATAATTACGGCTCCCTCCTGCTAAACTCGGACCGGTACGACGAGGCGATTGAGCAGCTCGCCGAAGCCGTGGAGCTTGACGCCGACGACCCCAAAAAGCAGTACAACCTCGGTGCCGCGTACCTGAACAAGGGCGTAGTCCTTCAGGACAGCCTGGTGTCCGTCCGCGACTCCGTGATGGCCCAGAACCGCAAGCCGACGCAAGAGGAGGCGCAGACGATCAAGAATCTGGACGAGCAGCGCCTCCAGTTCTTCCAGAACGCCATCCCGCCCCTGGAGCGGGCCCGACAACTGGCCGGCCCAAATGGCCAGTACCGACAGAACGCATGCTCGGCCCTCCTCCAGGCATACGTGCAGACCGAGCAGACGGACAAGGCCGAAGGGGTCAAGCAGTGTGCCAGTGCGGGCACAGGCGGCGGAAGCAGCACAAACTAG